The Caballeronia sp. NK8 genome includes a window with the following:
- a CDS encoding error-prone DNA polymerase — MDVYTSMLPGYAELQCFSNFTFLRGASHSEELILRAEQLGYLAIAITDECSLAGIVRAHVAAKEANIRLIVGAHFQLTNADGTPALAFTALAMNRNGYGNLSELITLARTRTSKGTYLLTPNDLARAEAPFDHLKGLPDCLVVLSPEYPAKEERLDAQMEWLARTFEGRCWVALTLHARAMDEIHRGIVEYVADQHGVPIVATGAVTMHVRSRKPLHDTLTAVRLSRSIAECGFELAQNAEQHLRARLQLANLYPERALAETLTIANRCTFSLDELRYEYPDELIPEGTTPTAYLRQETYIGAHRRFPKGIPHKVQTQIEHELALIAELRYEPYFLTVYDLVRFARNEGILCQGRGSAANSAVCYCLGVTEVDPARSSMLFERFISKERGEPPDIDVDFEHQRREEVIQYIYRKYTRTRAALAAAVTTYRPKSALRDSGKAVGVDPIIVDKVAKSHHWFDSSADLLNRFVESGLDTSTPIIQQWASLASRLLNFPRHLSQHTGGFVIARGKLSRLVPIENAAMVDRSVIQWDKDDLEALGLLKIDVLALGMLSAIRRTLDVIAKQRGEPFELQDIPAEDAKTYEMICRADTVGVFQIESRAQMSMLPRLQPRQFYDLVIEVAIVRPGPVQGGMVHPYLRRRQGLEAVSFPSPEMETALARTLGVPIFQEQVMQVAMLAAGFSAGEADQLRRAMAAWKRKGGLQHYYDRIVNGMLDRGYDREFAESIFAQIQGFGEYGFPESHAASFALLVYASCWLKCHEPAAFLCAMLNSQPMGFYSPSQLVQDAKRHKVRVLPIDVTISNWDSFLEGDGSMAPVRLGMSLIRGMRDESAARIEAARAVRPFESVNDLANRARLDRRDLQLLADANALSALSGNRREALWQAVAAVPDKDLLRAATREEELPILAAPNEAQEIVSDYRSTGLTLNRHPLALLRERLNEKKIFAASKLATYPNGRLAKACGIVTVRQRPGTAKGVLFITLEDETGQINVIVWPSLVEKFRKEALGASLLGVYGVWQKEGEVKHLVANRLVDMTALLGNLATSSRNFH, encoded by the coding sequence GCCGCCAAGGAAGCAAATATCCGGCTCATCGTCGGCGCGCACTTTCAATTGACGAACGCCGACGGCACGCCCGCCCTCGCCTTCACGGCGCTGGCCATGAACCGAAATGGCTATGGGAACCTGTCGGAACTCATCACGCTCGCGCGCACACGCACGTCCAAAGGCACCTACCTGCTGACGCCGAACGATCTGGCGCGGGCCGAAGCACCCTTTGACCACCTGAAGGGGCTGCCCGACTGCCTGGTCGTCCTCTCGCCCGAGTATCCGGCGAAGGAGGAGCGACTCGATGCGCAGATGGAATGGCTTGCCCGCACGTTCGAGGGCCGCTGCTGGGTTGCGCTTACGCTCCACGCCCGCGCGATGGACGAAATCCACCGCGGCATCGTCGAGTACGTCGCCGACCAGCACGGCGTACCGATCGTGGCCACCGGCGCCGTCACCATGCACGTGCGCTCTCGCAAGCCGCTGCACGATACGCTGACCGCCGTGCGCCTAAGCCGGTCGATTGCCGAGTGCGGGTTCGAACTGGCGCAGAACGCTGAGCAACACCTTCGCGCCCGGCTGCAGCTCGCGAATCTCTATCCCGAGCGGGCGCTGGCCGAGACGCTGACGATTGCGAATCGCTGCACTTTTTCGTTGGATGAACTGCGCTACGAGTATCCCGACGAGCTGATCCCTGAAGGCACGACACCAACCGCCTACCTGCGACAGGAAACGTACATCGGCGCGCATCGCCGCTTTCCCAAAGGCATTCCGCACAAGGTGCAGACGCAGATCGAGCACGAACTCGCGCTGATCGCGGAGCTTCGATATGAACCGTACTTCCTGACTGTGTACGACCTTGTCCGCTTCGCGCGCAACGAGGGAATCTTGTGTCAGGGGCGCGGATCGGCGGCGAACTCCGCGGTCTGTTACTGCCTGGGCGTAACGGAGGTCGATCCCGCGCGCAGTTCCATGCTCTTCGAGCGATTCATCTCGAAGGAGCGCGGCGAGCCGCCGGATATCGACGTGGACTTCGAGCACCAGCGGCGCGAAGAAGTCATCCAGTACATCTATCGCAAGTACACGCGTACCCGCGCGGCGCTGGCGGCCGCCGTGACGACATATCGGCCCAAGAGTGCGCTGCGGGACTCGGGCAAGGCGGTGGGCGTCGATCCGATCATCGTCGACAAGGTGGCCAAGTCGCATCACTGGTTCGACTCCAGTGCGGACCTGCTCAATCGCTTCGTTGAATCGGGACTCGATACGTCGACGCCGATCATCCAGCAGTGGGCAAGCCTCGCGTCGCGGTTGCTGAACTTCCCACGCCATCTTTCACAGCACACCGGCGGCTTCGTCATTGCGCGCGGCAAGCTCTCGCGGCTCGTGCCCATCGAGAACGCCGCGATGGTCGATCGCAGCGTGATTCAGTGGGATAAGGACGACCTCGAAGCGCTTGGGCTGCTCAAGATTGACGTGCTCGCGCTCGGGATGCTATCGGCGATCCGTCGCACGCTCGACGTCATCGCCAAGCAGCGCGGCGAGCCATTCGAATTGCAGGACATTCCGGCAGAAGACGCGAAGACGTACGAGATGATCTGCCGGGCCGATACCGTCGGCGTCTTCCAGATCGAATCGCGTGCACAGATGAGCATGTTGCCGCGCCTACAGCCACGCCAGTTCTATGACCTCGTGATCGAGGTGGCGATCGTGCGGCCGGGACCGGTCCAGGGCGGGATGGTCCATCCGTACCTGCGCCGGCGGCAAGGACTGGAAGCCGTGTCGTTCCCCTCCCCCGAAATGGAAACGGCGCTCGCCCGCACGCTCGGCGTACCGATCTTTCAGGAGCAGGTGATGCAGGTTGCGATGCTCGCAGCAGGCTTCAGTGCCGGCGAGGCCGACCAGCTTCGTCGCGCGATGGCCGCGTGGAAGCGGAAAGGCGGACTGCAGCATTACTACGATCGCATCGTGAACGGCATGCTCGATCGTGGCTACGACCGCGAGTTCGCTGAATCAATCTTCGCGCAGATCCAGGGCTTTGGCGAATACGGCTTTCCGGAGAGCCACGCAGCGAGCTTCGCCCTGCTCGTCTATGCAAGTTGCTGGCTGAAGTGCCATGAACCAGCAGCGTTCCTCTGCGCGATGCTCAACAGCCAGCCAATGGGCTTCTACTCGCCTTCGCAGCTCGTACAAGACGCGAAGCGTCACAAGGTGCGCGTGCTGCCGATCGACGTCACCATCAGTAACTGGGATTCGTTTCTAGAAGGCGACGGCTCAATGGCGCCAGTGCGTCTCGGCATGTCGCTCATTCGCGGCATGCGGGACGAGTCGGCCGCGCGAATCGAGGCCGCGAGAGCGGTGCGTCCTTTCGAGTCGGTCAACGATCTTGCAAATCGTGCCCGCCTCGATCGCCGCGACCTGCAGCTGCTTGCGGACGCGAACGCGCTTTCGGCTCTATCCGGCAACCGACGAGAGGCGCTCTGGCAGGCAGTAGCAGCCGTACCCGACAAAGACTTGTTGCGTGCCGCCACGCGCGAGGAAGAATTGCCGATACTCGCGGCCCCTAACGAGGCGCAGGAGATCGTTAGCGACTATCGCTCGACGGGCCTGACGTTGAACCGGCACCCTCTTGCCTTGCTGCGTGAACGGCTCAACGAGAAGAAGATCTTCGCCGCGTCGAAGCTTGCGACATATCCGAACGGGCGGCTTGCCAAGGCATGCGGCATCGTGACCGTGCGTCAGCGACCGGGCACAGCGAAAGGCGTCCTCTTTATTACGCTGGAGGACGAGACCGGCCAGATCAACGTGATTGTCTGGCCGTCGTTGGTCGAGAAGTTCAGAAAGGAAGCGCTTGGCGCTTCCCTCCTCGGCGTCTATGGCGTCTGGCAAAAGGAAGGCGAGGTGAAGCACCTCGTCGCGAATCGACTCGTCGACATGACCGCGCTCCTCGGCAACCTGGCCACGTCGAGCCGCAACTTCCATTGA
- a CDS encoding TetR/AcrR family transcriptional regulator, with the protein MKDMAEFIDTTDGAPAGQRGPAEHERRTQILKAADEHFRHYGYSKTSVAALGRAIGVSAAYIYRFFDSKQAIGEAVVAHVLSEMDAGLHEIVVRREPATARLRRLLLTMMQCSCDRFLKDRKVHEIVVVAMEHNWCATVEHQHAVESAIRQVIVDGRESGEFERKSPLDEICSAIVAASLCFSHPKLLESESNEELEHRLTIVTNLVLRSLAP; encoded by the coding sequence ATGAAGGATATGGCAGAGTTTATCGACACCACTGATGGCGCTCCAGCGGGCCAACGAGGCCCAGCAGAGCATGAACGCCGCACTCAAATCCTGAAGGCGGCCGACGAACACTTCCGTCATTATGGCTACTCGAAGACGAGTGTCGCTGCTCTTGGGCGTGCAATTGGTGTATCTGCTGCGTATATCTATCGATTTTTCGATTCCAAGCAGGCAATCGGCGAGGCCGTCGTCGCTCACGTGTTAAGCGAAATGGATGCGGGTCTGCACGAGATCGTCGTTAGACGCGAACCGGCCACTGCCCGCTTGCGGCGATTGCTCCTTACAATGATGCAATGTAGCTGTGACCGGTTTCTGAAGGACAGGAAGGTTCACGAAATCGTTGTTGTAGCGATGGAACACAACTGGTGCGCCACGGTCGAGCATCAACATGCCGTCGAGAGTGCGATCCGCCAGGTGATTGTCGACGGCCGGGAGTCCGGTGAGTTTGAGAGGAAATCACCGCTGGACGAAATATGCAGCGCAATCGTCGCGGCCTCGTTGTGTTTCTCGCATCCAAAATTACTCGAATCGGAGTCGAACGAAGAACTCGAGCACCGCTTGACCATTGTGACGAACCTGGTTTTGCGCAGCCTCGCTCCTTGA
- a CDS encoding efflux transporter outer membrane subunit: protein MSPLSVKRQSLPALLLTVFTLAGCAVGPDYKPPTAPMSSSFQGAEALNERAGAPTPELSQWWTGFKDPVLNRVVTTALAQNLTLAQAAARVAQARATTRAARAALLPAGQMNVQAAAAHQSLEDPLGRVENSQPGFDRNSPLYQASAGVSWEIDVFGGLRRSAEAAQADYQAAQASSVAARLSVIAETADTYVLVRTVQARLALAQEQTATQRRRVDLAQLRYSRGVAPELELRQAQGALATTAANVPVFEAALVSARNGLDILMGIEPGTVDEALDSPRPIPQAPGIQTADGPASLLRRRPDIIVAERHLAASNARIGQAIAGYYPTISLSALVGSATTVAGNVFTGDAALAQGVAGLRWRLFDFGTVDAEVQAAKGKNAEALAAYRLSVLQATADVEDAFSLVVKREAQEQQLALGETALQRARVSALAAYQAGSENYLQVLDADDRLQRVQDERIVAQSDAARAAVASFLAMGGGWDE from the coding sequence ATGTCCCCCCTCTCAGTGAAACGTCAATCTCTTCCCGCGCTGCTGCTCACTGTCTTCACGTTGGCCGGCTGTGCGGTCGGCCCTGACTACAAGCCTCCAACCGCCCCAATGTCGTCATCGTTCCAAGGTGCGGAGGCACTCAATGAGCGTGCCGGCGCACCGACGCCGGAGCTATCGCAATGGTGGACAGGGTTCAAAGATCCGGTGCTGAATCGCGTGGTCACGACCGCGCTTGCGCAGAACCTCACACTGGCGCAGGCGGCCGCGCGCGTCGCGCAGGCTCGCGCCACGACACGTGCCGCGCGAGCGGCGTTGTTGCCTGCGGGACAGATGAACGTTCAGGCCGCCGCAGCGCATCAGTCGCTGGAGGATCCGCTGGGCCGGGTCGAAAACTCGCAACCTGGCTTCGATCGCAACTCGCCGCTCTATCAGGCAAGCGCGGGCGTCAGTTGGGAAATCGACGTGTTCGGAGGGCTTCGGCGAAGCGCCGAGGCGGCCCAGGCGGACTACCAGGCGGCCCAGGCATCGAGCGTCGCTGCACGGCTATCCGTGATTGCGGAAACGGCCGACACCTACGTGCTGGTCCGCACGGTGCAAGCGCGTCTTGCCTTGGCCCAAGAGCAAACCGCGACGCAGCGACGGCGCGTCGACCTGGCGCAGCTTCGGTATTCGCGCGGCGTCGCACCCGAATTGGAATTGCGTCAGGCGCAAGGAGCGCTTGCGACGACCGCCGCCAACGTTCCGGTTTTTGAAGCGGCGCTCGTGTCCGCGCGCAACGGGCTCGACATATTGATGGGCATCGAACCCGGCACCGTCGACGAGGCGCTGGATTCGCCCCGGCCCATTCCGCAGGCTCCGGGCATCCAGACGGCGGACGGTCCGGCGTCGCTGTTGCGGCGACGCCCGGACATCATCGTGGCCGAGCGGCATCTGGCTGCGTCGAACGCGCGAATCGGGCAAGCCATTGCCGGGTACTACCCGACGATTTCCTTGTCCGCGCTCGTCGGCTCCGCGACGACGGTCGCCGGTAACGTCTTCACGGGCGACGCTGCCTTGGCGCAAGGCGTCGCCGGACTGCGGTGGAGGCTGTTCGACTTCGGAACCGTGGACGCCGAGGTTCAGGCGGCCAAAGGGAAAAACGCGGAAGCGCTCGCCGCCTATCGCCTGAGCGTCCTTCAGGCCACCGCCGACGTCGAGGATGCGTTCTCGCTCGTCGTCAAGCGCGAGGCACAGGAGCAGCAACTGGCCCTCGGCGAAACGGCGCTACAGCGTGCACGCGTGTCGGCTCTCGCGGCCTATCAGGCGGGGTCCGAAAATTATCTACAGGTGCTGGATGCGGACGACCGATTGCAGCGGGTTCAGGACGAGAGAATCGTTGCGCAATCGGACGCCGCGCGCGCAGCCGTCGCCTCGTTTCTGGCCATGGGAGGCGGTTGGGATGAGTAA